cacctgaaaaaaatgtttcatgtacaggatggttcaaattcgatgtccgaataggctaactcgaaaactataagagttagaataaaaatagctgacatgtcatgatctcgtttttcgagaaactgctaatgccgaaaacctcatagcgctatcttcttttgtttttccgctagagggcaaaattaaaaatatcgtaaaacccgcaaatgtaattatattggttattattataggtggagtattataactaagacattatatattattatttatatattatacatttgatgacgtagtcaaaaaaattttgagatattatcacaattttcgtttttttaaatggaaacaaccactgattattcgcttaataaattcgttatttttttctgattacaaaaatatagggtttgacaggtctgtttcttattgttttagaataaaactaaaaataaacttttcttttagtgttgtccaagaaattaaatttacagtttcctgtaaattacggttctataactaaaaattaaaaaaacatatttttgatatttgaaaatctcgctcatatgttttttttttaattcaaataaacatagctacatttgtttgtattcaaaaattttctgaagtctcactttaaaaatcccatttttaagatcaattacgaaaattttaaaaagtttgacatgttagaatatgtcaaactatatatatatttatttattttttatttatatatttttctatatgttatatcaaaaaattatttgtttttaaatatcagaagttatcttcgtatttaattattgttaactttttagattttacctaccgccccgtaacttacaggaaactgcaaatttaatttcctcgacgaTGATgctagatggaaattttataaaaaaagtttatttttagttttattctaaaacaataagaaatagacctgtcgaaccctatatttttgtaatcagaacaaaataacgaatttaataagcgaataatcagtggttgtttccatttaaaaaaaccaaaattctcatgatatctcaaaatctaaaaccgaaaaattttttttgactatcTAATGAAactctctgtaaaaaagtgtccatataatgtcctagttataatactccacctataataataaccaagataattgcacttattggttttacgatattttcaattttggcctcttgcgtaaaaacaaaagacgatagcgctatgaggttttcggtattagcagtttctcgaaaaacgagatcatgacatgtaagctactttttttctaactcttatagtttccgagttagcctattcggacatcgaatttgaaccaccctgtacacctcccaaaataagagaaattgctcagagttcaatgtcctcatcattgtggaccttgtattcgatggtAAGAACTTGTTTAAACATCCacagacaaaaattgtcacattcacaactagaaaaattaataacccaacgtcaccaacttgaactggttccataaaatgttagtaaaatctcattacagcatcagATGCTGTAAgaagtctcattacagcacccgtttgagtactgtaatagctttcattgccatcgcgaattacaaaatagtatattaaaaaacaagtttcgtaagacacgcttgaaacgcacgaattcaagttgaaaaacgagtggggAAGCTCcgagtttttttaatgaatgagtgctttaagtcttatgaaacgtgttttttatgctattttttgtaattcgcgtttttatcctttttttttaacaaagataaaataaattttgacaatgtaaggaaataggtatgtagcagttggtaacaccgtaacacttgaaaatagaaattcaaattgacaattagaaatcgtcaaaacacaaaatgtattcacctgaaaaaaatgtttcaaaacaCTACTTTCAGAGAAGTCCCACGAAAGGTACGAACAACAGTAcgctaaatttaaaaatttatttattagttgtcacattgacaactagaatcaatgtcaccaactccataaaatgttactaaaatctcattacagcatcggatgctgtaaaagtctattaccgtcgcgaattacaaaaaatgtattatgaTTGAGATCgtgtttaaattataatataaatcaaTAGATGgcgataacaaaaaaatgaatttccATGTTCGTTGTTCACTACCAAACATgcaatattggttgcataccaGCAAATTTGTTTGATAACAAAGACTCAAAGcaatttcaattataattcaatacaaaataaatccaTTGAAAAGCCCCATACGAAATACACAAAGAAATGTCAATAACAAACTATGTACATTGAGttgaaacaataaataataaaaaaaggtcAAATAGCAGCCGATTGAACTCTTCATACTCTCAAGGGGTGGTATAATTCGTGCACAAACAGAGCGACCACCACCTCTAATTGGCCAATTGTGAATAACCTCGCGTGCATTGCCCGTCTGAGAGAAGACGACGCGACGCcacaaacaaatttaataccaTTTGCCTTTCTCAATaacgttttaaagagaacgCGAGaataatttcgaaataaatccCAAAACAACCGTCCCCAGACGAAAAGTGCACGAAACGGACCAATATTTACTCAGAAACATCCTGTTTAAACAACGGCCAACGGGTAATTGTACCGAAACGGCACATACAACGCCCTCTACACAACGATTTTAACCTCTCTTTTTCATTACATTTACTGTATGTACAACTTCAATTCCCGCCAAATCcgattaaagaaaattacaatGTTTTCTCAAACTTTCTACGATAACAATTCTATTTTTGTTATCTTTACCGTTTCCGTTTATATATCAAAAGGAATGCGTCGAAAACAGtcaaggtttttttaataatcagtAGCTACCTTCATAGGGGAAAACGGTCATGGCCAACCGTGATAAAACAAGGGTGAACGATAAAGCCGGTTCGTCTTAAGATcttttaacacaatttaacaatatttgaacGAGAATTTTTACGAATCAACACGATATTAACATAAACTATCAATAGAATTTAATAACTCACCTTTATCTGTGTTGAAAGCACTTTAAAAACCGATAAAAACAAGCGAATTAACCGTCAACGAACCACAATGGCGGTAGCTTCGACGAATCTCTTGTAATCTTCGACTCATAACGCATGCGCATTAACAGAGCAAGCCGTTTTTAGTTACTAAGCGACATCTATTGATACATAGAAGTATTTGTTTTTGTGTCAAAAATCGCATTTAGAATTTGAATGAAGAATTCTTTGAGATGGAGGAAGATATTCAACtgaaaaaagcttttaagGAATTGGAAGATTTAAATGAGAAGTATCGCAAATGTAACTATCATTTATATCTatcttttatcttttaataaattgttttatttagctgatcgaaatttaaaaaaagtaaaggaAATTATTGATTCCTACAAAAGAGATCGTGAAGATTTCGAGAATAAAACAAAGCTAACTTTCGAAGAAATTGAGTTACTCCAAAAACGATTAACTGTatgaatattaatataattaataaataaatcttttgggttttctcaaatttatttcaaatgtgttgaaaaattttaggaTGGGAAAATACAAGAACTGGAAGATTTTAAACACGTTAAAAAGTTCGAAAACATTGTGAAAATAACTAACAgaagaataaaacaatttgaggaattgttaataaaattaaatgaaaaatcgtCTTTAAATAGCGATGTGGATACTAATAATTCTCTTTTTGATGATAACATGGAAAaggaattaa
This genomic stretch from Onthophagus taurus isolate NC chromosome 7, IU_Otau_3.0, whole genome shotgun sequence harbors:
- the LOC111423991 gene encoding uncharacterized protein; the encoded protein is MEEDIQLKKAFKELEDLNEKYRKSDRNLKKVKEIIDSYKRDREDFENKTKLTFEEIELLQKRLTDGKIQELEDFKHVKKFENIVKITNRRIKQFEELLIKLNEKSSLNSDVDTNNSLFDDNMEKELILRIKNCKERMDVLVKDFY